Part of the Drosophila pseudoobscura strain MV-25-SWS-2005 chromosome 2, UCI_Dpse_MV25, whole genome shotgun sequence genome, ttggttttagtttttttggctttgcatttcgtgatatttgttgttgtcttttaatttttgctgGCTTTTTGGCTACGCCACGAGTATTTATGTTGGTCAAGTGGCCAGGTCTGGCCTGGCGCCCAAAAATGCTTGAGGCAACCggacaaaaagccacaaaGAAACAAACAGTTAACATAAATGTAAAATGCTTTGCAAAAtgacaaaacacaaaaagaaatgCTGAGACAAAACTTAACaaagccaacaaacaaaaaaaaaaacaaacaccacGGCAAGCCGGTGGTCagcaattaattaatgaatGGGCCGATAGACCTAAATGTTGCACAATTTAAACGGATTCAGATTTCGGCATTTGTTTATGAATTATGGAATTATGGAACACATCCGATCCGATTATGGATTCGGCTTGGATGAGCAGCAACTGAAGTTACGCTCGAAAAGCTGTCAATCAATAGGCATTCGAATGAGTCAACAGAGATCAttatgatggtgatgatgatgacgatgatgataaTGGTGGTGGCGCGTGGTGTGCCAAATTATGATGAGCATGTTCCCATCAATTAGGGAACAACCTTCGAGTGCAGTTAGTTCTTATCGGATCTAAATTTGGCTGCAGCCACAAAAgtttcaatttatttaatatctTGTTCCTTCCTCTCCTCCCTACACCTGGGACAATCATTTGTCAGTCTGTGTTTCTTATCGTGACATCGAGACGCTGGTTTTCGATCTGGGTACATCTCTCCTGTGTGGTTGGGTATATTGTATTTCTGATAACGAATGAAACAGATGGAAGAAGCAAGTttgatatattatatatataagctTTGGTTCCCCCCATTTTATCCGGAATAATCGGACTATCAAATAAGTTATTTTCTATTACATTCAAAAGGGATATCCTATAGTCCtgtactatgtacatatgtgtggtTGCCTTTTGTTTCTCTTCAGATCACTGCACAGCTCTCCTGATTTCCTACCATCTACTCCGCCTCGGTGCGACTCTGCCGCGACGTTCTCTTCGATTCCCCAGATAATAATCAACGGATGTGCGCGTGTGTCAAAATGTCAATACTTTTGTTATTCTTTTGCTGCCCCCCAATCCTATAAAAGTGCCGTTTGGAGAGTGGGGAGCTCACAGTTGCTTCTTTCTACGGAGAAACTTTCGTTGTTTTTACTGCTAACAAAATGAATTCTGGTGGGTACGGATGTGGAGTCCCCAATGGCGCTTCTTCATATTGACCATATCGATTTTTCTATGGACTGCAGTCTTTGTAGCTCTTTGCGCCGTCTTCTTGGCCGCCATGCTGATGGGTGGCGTCAATGCCGACGCCGGACGTTCGGCCTGCCAGGATGAGTCCGAGCTGGGACAGACCTATACGCACCACTTCGATGCCGCCAAGTACTGGCTGTGCGAGACTCTGGGCGTGCCCGCCACCGAGGTGGACTGCCCCTCTGGTCTGGCGTACATGCATCTGCTCAAGGAGTGCATTCCCTGGGCCAGCTACATCTGGAAGAAGCCAGAGATGCCGCCAACAGTTGCCTAAGAATAAACGCCATACCAGAAAGATTTAAAAATACCAGCTTTTGTATTTGAAAGATACAtatgttatatttatttactgcAAGGTAATATGATTTCGGATTTCTAAAGGGTTATCACCGTCTCTGTCTCATTCTATCCCAAAACGGAAGAAAGATTTGCCATTTAACAGGATCTATTTCATCCCTACCGAGTATCAATATCCCCTAAAAGATGTTGCTATCCGTATTTGTGGTACTTTTTGGAATATGTTGATAGAAAACCAGACAACACAGAGATGATAGGTTCATTCGTCATACAGTAGTTGTACCCCTAATTTTTGGCTACATTTTCTAAGCACTTTGTGAAGAAATAGCTCAAGCCACGCACACATTCAAATATCTTGCAGGCCGATTATACTTACACCGATTAGGACTTTCCTAGGCACAGAAGATGGGGCCTCACCGAACGCTGGTTTCGAGGATCAGGAGACCAAAACAAATCCAAATATGGCTTTACAAAGGACCCCGAGGTCTCTTGATCTGCAACATAATCAAAATTAATCCAACCCACATATTCAGATGAatcacacatacatatttgcatGTGTATGTAAGTGCCGCTGACAGATGTTGCCACTGAACTTGACAGTCGCTGCGGCACCCCCCGCGGTCCAATTTCGTCTTTatcaatgcaaaaacaaaagacactCGCCAACAATAAAAGGCAACCGCAAAAAGCTTCCCCGCCGgctgttggtttttggtttttggttttggcttttgctttgaTGATTCGCGCTGCGGCAGATGCGCAACGCTGGCAGCGACGCCGCCGCGCATGCGTCGGAGCTCTAGGCGGGCacttgttgccgttgccgttgccgttgttgctggTTCGCTTTTGGAGAGTGAGTGCATTTGAAGAGTTACATAAAGTACCAAAAGCGGAGAAAAAAAATAGCTCTAGCTCTAGCTCtacctctgctgctgctgctgctgttgctgtggctgtggatggtGCTCTGCCAGCGTCTTCTTCGCAGTGTGTTTGGGATTGCTGGGAGCTTTTTGGGTTTCGTgtgttttttggctttttgtggCTTTGCGCGGTTATGATTTTGTATAAAAGTGCATGCTGCGCATCAGACAGCAGTATAGTTCGCATTTGTCCATCGGTGGAGCATCACAACTCcaagttcagttcagtttccGCACCCCCATATCACAGAAGCTGCTGGTGCTCACAGAACGGTTAGTGTCCCCCCAAAGGACAATCTCCCATATTATTCTTTGTGTCTGATtctggcatggcatggcagtGTCCAATTGGTATTTCTATTACCAAACCTCTACAAACGGGTCAAAGCAGTCATCACTTAGCTTCGAGCTTcgaaaaacaattaaaattctTGTGGCACAGAAGGCAGGCGGAGGAGTAACACGATTCGGGCCCGTGCCAGCAAGCCATCACAAACAATAACGCAAAGTGcagaaagccaaacaaaacgaaaagcaaaccaaaccaaaccgaaccgaaccgaatccGGGTGTTCGAGTGTGCGGGAGTGCGAGTGAGTGTGGCCGCAAGAAGGAGAGACAATAATTGGCACTAGTAGCTGCTggaaagcaaagaaaacgaATGGAAAATATGTGTCACTCACTTGCTGCacacatgccccatgccccaccgAACGAGGAGTGCGAGTAGGAGTAATGCCGCAGAGAAGTCATCCAAGACAGTTGGCAATTTCTCACTGTTTGCGATTTTGCAATGTCATAAAAATCTATGACACTAGGCtacacccacccccacccccacccccctcacGCTACTGCTACTGCAACAGCGGATGATCACGCCCCCGCAGCGCTTTGGGCCCTTATCTGCTGGCTTTTGTTCAATTCTGCCACAAAttgaaagggaaagggaaatggATAGGAAGAAAGAAAAGTTTCACTTTGTGCTTTGAATGGGATTTGCCAGTAATGCAGAGACGTGGGAGCTGGCAGGCCATAAAACTGAGTCGGCTCACGATCTTCGGCTTCTGGGCATTTGGCCAAAACCTAATTAAATGCGAATATTTCAATGCCAGGCGACACGCTCCGGCAGTTGGCCAGTTCTTGGCATTGGCTTGCCGCCTGCCAGGCCAAACCAAGATTGATGGCCGATTGAAGCCTCTGTGACTGTGCCTGTGCCTATGCCTTTGTGGCCCCCACATTTCTCGGTCAGATAGTCGGTAATGGGGCAAAAAACTTATGCAACATTAGCGCAATTTATCTATACAATTTATTTCTTGCTTTCCTCAACGTTCCATCTCTccttccatctccatctcgtTGCAGCTTGAATAATTCGCATTTGAAACGCgtccacaacagcagcagaagaagcagcatTAGCCATGCGATTGGTAAGCAGAGTAGAGCAAagcagcgccagagccagaggcagaggcagagcatcGACCGGAGCGGCacaaaaaactaatttcctcgtttttgttgcAGCTATTTGGTGTcatcgccgtcgtcgtcgtcgccctGTTGCACGATGCAGCAGCCGCGAAACGTGAGGCGCCGCTGAACAACGGCTACCTGCCACCGTCGTCGTCCTCGCCCCAGAGGCCGTCCTCCAAGTACGGAGCACCGCCGCCCAGCTCCTATCTGCCCCCAGCCTCTGGCCCAGCACCCTCCTTCAATGCTGGCCCATCCAGCAGCTATGGCGCTCCCCCTCAAAgtagttcgtcgggtggtccATATCCGGCATCGGCCCCCCGCCCCTCTAGCTCCTATGGAGCCCCACCGCAGCGACCATCCTCCAGCTACGGGGCACCGCCCAGTCGTCCCAGCCAATCGTATGGACCTCCACCACAGGCCAAGAAGCATCACCATCGTCGTCCGTCTTCCAGCTACGGGGCTCCTCGACCAGCACCCCCCTCTTCTTCCTATGGAGCGCCTGCACCACCCTCAAAATCTTATGGCGCACCCGCGCAGCCATCATCATCTTATGGAGCTCCTGCACCCCCTTCCAAGTCTTATGGCGCACCCCCGCAGCCATCTTCGTCTTATGGAGCTCCTGCGCCACCATCATCGTCCTATGGTGCTCCCGCTCCTCCATCCTCAAAGTATGGACCTCCCAAGTCTGCGCCGTCATCCAGCTACGGAGCCCCGAGACCAGCACCACCTTCCTCTTCTTACGGAGCACCTGCACCACCATCCAAATCGTATGGTGCCCCCCAGCAGCCATCATCATCTTACGGAGCTCCTGCACCACCATCCAAATCGTATGGTGCCCCCCAGCAGCCATCATCATCTTATGGAGCACCTGCACCACCCTCATCGTCCTACGGCGCACCCGCGCAGCCTTCCTCTTCCTACGGGCCACCCAAgtccgcacccgcacccgcaccaccATCCTCCAGCTATGGAGCACCTTCCCAAGGTCCCACGAACTCGTACCTGCCTCCCGTCTCGCGGCCCTCGAAGCCCTCCTCGGACTACAATGCGCCCAGTGTGAGCAGCTTTGTTCCACTTGCATCGGCGCCCTCGACCAACTATGGTGCTCCATCGAAGACCCAGTCGCTAGGAACCAGTGGATACACCTCGGGGCCGGCCGCATCCTACGAGGCGCCGGCGGCACCTCCCTCCTCGTCGTACGGTGCTCCATCGGTCTCCTCATCGTTCCAGCCAATCTCAGTGCCCTCCTCCAGCTATGGAGCTCCCAGCGCCGGATCCAGTTCTAGCAGCTTTTCCTCGGCTCCTTCTTCGTCCTACGGTGCCCCAAGTAAGGGTTCCTTCCCATCGGCGCCCTCCAGCTCTTACTCTGCCCCAAGCCCTAGCGCCAACAGTGGAGGATCGTACCCTTCCGCTCCCTCATCATCGTACTCCGCCCCAAGTCCTAGTGCCAACAGCGGAGGATCTTACCCAGCGGCTCCCTCGTCATCGTACTCCGCGCCAAGTCCTAGTGCCAACAGCGGAGGATCATACCCAGCGGCTCCCTCGTCATCGTACTCCGCGCCAAGTCCTAGTGCCAACAGTGGAGGATCATACCCAGCGGCTCCCTCGTCATCGTACTCCGCGCCAAGTCCTAGTGCCAACAGCGGAGGATCTTACCCAGCTGCTCCTTCGTCCTCGTACTCTGCACCTAGTCCTGGTGCCAATAGTGGTGGACCGTATCCATCGGCACCATCCAGCTCGTACGGTGCTCCCAGCGCCAGCTCGAATAGTGGCGGACCCTATCCGGCTGGCCCATCCTCTTCGTACTCCgcacccagcagcagctcgaacAGTGGTGGACCCTACCCAGCGGCTCCCTCATCATCGTACTCCGCACCAAGTCCCAGTGCCAACAGTGGAGGATCGTATCCTTCCGCTCCCTCGTCCTCGTACTCCGCTCCAAGCCCTAGCGCCAACAGTGGAGGATCGTATCCTTCCGCTCCCTCGTCGTCGTACTCCGCACCCAGTCCTAGTGCCAACAGCGGAGGATCGTATCCCTCCGCACCATCCAGCTCGTACGGTGCTCCCAGCGCTAGCTCGAATAGTGGAGGACCCTATCCGGCGGCCCCATCTTCTTCGTACTCCgcacccagcagcagctcgaacAGTGGTGGCCCTTACCCTGCTGCCCCATCCAACTCGTACTCGGCGCCAGCTGCTCCTCCCTCGTCTTCTTATGGTGCCCCAGCCACAGGACCCTCATCTTCGTACAGTGCTCCCTCCTCGTCATACGGTGCTCCCTCGTCGGGATCTAGCTCTGGAAGCTTCCGCTCTGGATCTGGCTCTTCTTTTTCGACAGCTCCTTCATTCGGCTCGTCTTCGTCCGGCTCGGGAAGCGGTGGCTATCCCTCGGCTCCGTCCTCCTCCTATAGCGCTCCATCCAGCTCGTATGGAGCTCCTGCTACTGGTGGCGACTCAGCTCTGAGCTTTCCCAGCGGTCCCTCGTCCAGCTACAGCTCTGCACCTGCCAGCGGATCGTCCAGCTCTGGTTCGTACCCCAGTGCACCGTCGTCCTCGTACGGGGCACCCGCACAGGACTCCGGCTACAACTACTCCGGTCCCAGCCAAGTGCCCGAGACCATCCAGCAGGGCTACAGCTCCGACGGCGGCTACACCTACCGCAAGAAGAAGTGAGCGGTGGTGAAGCCCTGCATCGCAGCCGCCAAGTGCCTTCGAATACTCGAATCGAACCCATCATCAACCCGTCATCGCTTTCATCTCCAATGCGTCGCCATTTGTTTCTTACCTGTAAATTATTCCCCGAATGACGCCCAATCCGTCCGTCCATTCTTCTTGTCTCCCATTGAACTCTAGCCGTAATTCACTGTATCATTAGATATATGTAACAAAATGTTTGTTGAATAAACACGTTGAAGATCAGTTCGAGAAGTGGTGCAATCTGGGGGCAATCAGTTCGGGCCGATCGCTTGGCTTCACATTCGCGCTTTATCCACGACATCCGCGACATTTGTGAGATTCTTCGGCTCGTCTAATTGGCCCTCAAGCGGCCGGCCAAAGCCAAATGACAGTTGAAGGTTCGGATCGGCTaacaatgcaaatgcaaaaatctTCGAAAATACcggatatactcgtacagcTGCCACAACATCAGCCACATCCACTGAGACGGCAGCGAACATCCACCGACATGACAGCCGTGCCACTGAAGCCGCAGCAGCCCGCTATTAGAGGGCAATTCTCAAGCGACACAAGTTATGGGCTTATGATGGAGAGTGCTCAGATTAGAGATTCCTATCTAATTGGGATTACAGCTTAATTACAGCTACTACAACAGCAGGCAGCATCATTAGCATGCTAATTGAGAGTACCAGCAGTGTTGATGGAGATGGTGGCAGCCTGGAGGATTCTGCGGCTTTGGCACTTTAGCCATCCGATTTTCTTCTAAATAATATAAGTATCTGTCTCATCGTTGCCTCATGCTCATGCAGATCTTCTTGGGGTCTCGGCAGTGCATGGGACCAAGATCCCCGAACTGCATTGTTGGggaccgtcaccgtcaccgtcactgCTCTGCACTTTAACTTTGGGCTGTGAAATTTCCACTCGCGATAATATAATCCCATTGTCTGGGGGATTGTCACTTGGCGGCTTTTGTTGGCCCgtaatgtgtgtgtttattaCACAAGCCAAAAGTCAGTTAAATAAGTACTGAGAAATAGAATAAATAACTAGACAgagttttgcatttgcatcaACAGAGAAACCattttaatatgtatatatgtatatataatttttatttttatttattaaatactTTTGTTTCATTTCGATTTTGTATGCCATTTTGCTATGCTTAAAACATTGATATGTATTACGTTTGGTTTAGTTTTCATCGTAATCTTCCCGACTCGTGATAGGTTCTTCTTCccctcttcttcttttttggttaACATAATGCCACTAAAAGTTATGTGGAATCAGTAGATTCCGTATAGTAACAGTAACGTAAATCCTTTCAACTAATTGCACAACAAAATTGATaggtttttgtttagtttattTTGATGCGAGCCCAAGCGAGGGGTGGCCATCGCAGGATCGTCTCGTttaatgcataaattatttgGTGGTTTTAGTTTTGGTTGATGGTAACATTACAAACAATTCAAGTAACTTGATTATATACAAAGTGGATTAAACTGCTCGAAAGAACTCTTAAGAGAAATCAAAACACATTCATAGaattatatgcatatatatgtagtttTTGTCGGAATTTACTTTAAGAGTTTTGGTTAAAAcggatttgatttgattcaaTTTGAACTTTATCGAAATGTACACACTCAGATCTGAAGTAAGagataataacaataacaacgaACAGATTTGGTAtgatatatcgtatatatgtatgtagtacatattgtatgtattcCTAGATGGTTCAAACACTCAGTTCCGCTTATGTAAACGTTAAAAAACATTTATGACCCCAATACAACAAACATATATGAGGCTCAATCAAA contains:
- the LOC6897151 gene encoding uncharacterized protein — its product is MNSVFVALCAVFLAAMLMGGVNADAGRSACQDESELGQTYTHHFDAAKYWLCETLGVPATEVDCPSGLAYMHLLKECIPWASYIWKKPEMPPTVA
- the Muc91C gene encoding extensin, which encodes MRLLFGVIAVVVVALLHDAAAAKREAPLNNGYLPPSSSSPQRPSSKYGAPPPSSYLPPASGPAPSFNAGPSSSYGAPPQSSSSGGPYPASAPRPSSSYGAPPQRPSSSYGAPPSRPSQSYGPPPQAKKHHHRRPSSSYGAPRPAPPSSSYGAPAPPSKSYGAPAQPSSSYGAPAPPSKSYGAPPQPSSSYGAPAPPSSSYGAPAPPSSKYGPPKSAPSSSYGAPRPAPPSSSYGAPAPPSKSYGAPQQPSSSYGAPAPPSKSYGAPQQPSSSYGAPAPPSSSYGAPAQPSSSYGPPKSAPAPAPPSSSYGAPSQGPTNSYLPPVSRPSKPSSDYNAPSVSSFVPLASAPSTNYGAPSKTQSLGTSGYTSGPAASYEAPAAPPSSSYGAPSVSSSFQPISVPSSSYGAPSAGSSSSSFSSAPSSSYGAPSKGSFPSAPSSSYSAPSPSANSGGSYPSAPSSSYSAPSPSANSGGSYPAAPSSSYSAPSPSANSGGSYPAAPSSSYSAPSPSANSGGSYPAAPSSSYSAPSPSANSGGSYPAAPSSSYSAPSPGANSGGPYPSAPSSSYGAPSASSNSGGPYPAGPSSSYSAPSSSSNSGGPYPAAPSSSYSAPSPSANSGGSYPSAPSSSYSAPSPSANSGGSYPSAPSSSYSAPSPSANSGGSYPSAPSSSYGAPSASSNSGGPYPAAPSSSYSAPSSSSNSGGPYPAAPSNSYSAPAAPPSSSYGAPATGPSSSYSAPSSSYGAPSSGSSSGSFRSGSGSSFSTAPSFGSSSSGSGSGGYPSAPSSSYSAPSSSYGAPATGGDSALSFPSGPSSSYSSAPASGSSSSGSYPSAPSSSYGAPAQDSGYNYSGPSQVPETIQQGYSSDGGYTYRKKK